The window GATTTATCCCCGCACTCAGAGGGGTTCACAAAATCAGTCACTCCAAAAGTCTTCCCTGAATCAACATGATGAAATCATTTCTTAACAACTTTGATCAaccaattcattaattattaagaatgaattttatttaattacctATTTCAAACTTTTTCCCATTCAAATCCACTCCTATAATTCTCGACGCACCACGCAATCTTGCTCCCTCCGCCACCTATAATATTTCTCCACATTTAGTTTGGAACAAGGAAGGAGAAAAGTGTATCATCAGTCAATAGTTACTTACAGCTAATCCAATTGCTCCCAAACCGAATACAGCAACAGTAGATCCTGCTTCGACATCAGCAGTTCTCCAAGCAGCTCCAACGCCTGAAACATCTTTAAGTATTAAAAAGGAACGAAACCAAACGAAAAAACTGAATTAGTCTAGAGTACGTACGTACCTGTGGAGATACCGCAGCTGAGGAGACATGCTCTGTTTGGTGGGACAGAAGGATCATCAATCTTGACTAAATGAGCCACATCCACCACTGTGTACTCACTAAAACTCGAAACAAAGAGGAAATGGTATAATGCATTTCCATTCACATCACTGAATCTGCTGGTCTCTTCCCTGTGCATCCATGGAGAGACTTTGAAAGGGAGTTTTGAGCAGAGGTTGCTCTTTTTCGACTTGCAATCTTCACATTCCCCGCAATCCGACAGGAAGGTAGGAATCACGTAATCTCCTTCACTTACCTCATCTACATCCTCACCAGTGCTCTCCACAACCCTTCAATTCAAACAAACACATAATACATCCAAATTCATGTTCATTGTTTAATATAAAGACAAGAAAGAAGATGAGatcatcaaaatatttcaatacCCGACTGCTTCATGACCCAATATCCTCGGAAAACACCCAGGAGGATCCTTTATGATGAAAAGTTAAGTTATCAAAACAATCAAAGAGAGAACCATCTACCTTCAAGTTCAAgccatgataaaaaaaaacagagacATAATAAGTAAGAGAGAAAACCTTCATTTTCCAAAACAGTAAATCACTGTGACAGAGAGACGTGCAAATGATTCTGATGCGAACTTCACGTGTCTTCGGGGCCGCAACTATCACCTCTTCTATCAGCAGAGGCTCCCCTGGGGCGCGAGCAATTGCCGCTGCCGTGAAATTGAAATTCGTTACACAACTAGATTCTAAAAGAGAGAGCCGGGGATTGATTATTAATTACCTCTGCATCGGATGGGATTTCCAGCAATGGGTTTGGTGATTTGGGCCACCTCCATTGTTGATTCGATTGTTCCGAGCGAGCGAACAAAGTAGTAAGCTTTTTAAGGACGTTCGCTGCTCAAGTCATGTGACACACATCACCTCCTCCTGTTAAGCCATAATTataggattattattattattaagttaaCTTTCAGTTCAGACAACTTTCCATCGCTGAATCGCATGTCTCTAATCTCCTTTCGTCACGtcaagtttttctttctttgtctCCTTTTCTTactcttttatcttttttaacaAAAGTAATATTGACTTATTCAATCTTTTCTTTATCGATTCAAATTGGATGGTaagttttttcattttaaaaaaaaatgtatttggtataaaatatttaaaaattcactttttaccttaaaaaaattcactttttaccttaaaaaaattcactttttaccttaaaaaaattcactttttacataaaaaaaaaaaaagttttatatcattcaattaaagcttttatattaaataaaaataaaattacttttcactttttatttttacaataatcaaaatttataattatgagaaaattatattttttttaaaatatattaggtAGGACTTGTTatatggttatttaaataaggaATAATTAAATCTTTTTCACCAACTTTATATCAACTCTCCGATCATAATActttttataaaagattttgGTTGGTAtactattaattaaaagattttttttttatcaattttaaaatttaatgttttcaacttttttgtttttttaatttatttttattgaactttttgtttaataatattttttaaaaataatataattacttttttattaaaaactttttttacttaataatcataatataaaattttatgtaaataatgtacaattataataatattataaattaaaataattattatttatcaattatctcaaataaattaaaatagaatagaataatttttatttgtatattatttaattatatatattttatcatatttatgaatttattttatatatatatatataaataattaataattttaaaatattaatatattaatataaaattagatataaataatgtgttaaatatattagttattctaattaagtttttaacaaaatttataattatattaaattttttaaaaatataattgagaagAAGACCattacatttaataattaatattataacctattttaaaataattaagtaaaataaactaatataaatataatttaaatatttttttattaaaaaataaaaaaataaagttggtattcattaattataatattaattaatatatttttattgtgtaTGTATTGGTTAAAAGCTATTTGActgttattttatattctactaattaaataatgaagTCGACATAACAGTTgactgttgagattgatttaaATGTTCAACTTAGAGCGAGCTAAAATAGTGTTAGATTTTAGGTTCCAAAatgtcttatatatttttaagttgaCATAAGCAGAGcaatatcaaaatttaagtACAAAAATAACAAACTTGCATACAAAGTACTATAAACTGCTGTGATTTATAAgtgttgatatataatttactcATTCCTATTTATcaaggataaaaaaaaaatagaaatactATTATTGAGACCTAACTTATGCAATGGGTCCACcgatgaattaataataaaaacaaaacagagCAACCTGGAAAGGGCTATCTGCTTTTTTCCATAagcttctttctttttttactttctttaaAACATGGTGTGGTCGgcaaaacatttacaaaatcCATCATAACTCATGCAAAGACAATATCCCAAAATCTTGTTATGTAAGGGTTTTGCGGTCTGTTTAATATTGTTCATAGTGGCATGCATGCATGGAGATGAGGACAGGTCAATATTTTGGTTGTAATACAAAGTTAGCATGTTATAATTATGTTACTCATTCTACAAATGTCCAAAGATCCTAACCAGGAATGATTTAGACAAAGCGTCAACCAATAAAACTATAAACGGATAgcattaaaaataaagtttgtctTTCCAAATTAGTAGATTTAActtataaatgtaatttatatatattgtacaTGTGACCATAAAGGCTAAAGTAGATTGAGACCACATTTGATTCAGCGTTTAAACATTACTTATCGTGTTTGCGTAATAATGTGTTAGAGTATTAACgcaaaaattataatcaacaCATTTTTTGTTTAAACGTAATTTTCTCTCATTCAGCGTTTAATTGTATAATCtcagtatttaatatttttttattcattttctcgtCTATTccatattttctaatatattttatttattctctctcatttattcaatctattttttatatttttttaataattctatctcatttttttcatttctttctaattttttttatatatttatataaaattattataataataataataaaacataaatatatatatatatatcttcaccttcttcattaaaatatttttaaaaaaattaatttatattaaaaattgaagaaaaaaattaagtaaaacgACAAAATGACATGaaatgaaaaagttaaaaaaaattaaaaaggagaaaaaacGGTATTTAATAAGTTGTTGATTTCGTAAGTTTTCGAGAAAAACTATTAACTCCTCGAAAGACTCTATTGGCATTCATATCAAACCTAACAAAtgtcatttataaattttaaataataacatgcTAATACTCAAGAGTAATGGGAGATAGCATAAATTTGATGTTATGAATGGTGTTGGGAATGATGTGTCAACACGTGATTgaacttaaatttaataagagaaagcaatttaattttttaagttctATCACGTGTTACCACATCATTTCCGACAACATTAATGACACTAAATTTTCGTTCTTTATCATtactcaatattatatatatatattatattatattatattatattatattcaaactatatatttaaaattatatattaataattattttataaaaattaatatattaatatttattttaaaatatattattttttaatttaaataatttattaatatttaaaataaaattaataatatatatatattttacattatatataattttaattattaaataatattataaatataaaaaataaataagttagacGTATAAAAGTTGAATCAAACTTATAATCCAagagttaataattaaataagcttaatcatataataataaacgtACCATTAACAAGTAATCCTAATGTGAATGGATTACCAAGGATTTTTATTCTTCTTAGCCTATATTGTTACTTCAATGAATTAGGTTGAGAATAATCTGAAACAAAATAAGAT is drawn from Impatiens glandulifera chromosome 3, dImpGla2.1, whole genome shotgun sequence and contains these coding sequences:
- the LOC124929119 gene encoding alcohol dehydrogenase-like 7; amino-acid sequence: MEVAQITKPIAGNPIRCRAAIARAPGEPLLIEEVIVAAPKTREVRIRIICTSLCHSDLLFWKMKDPPGCFPRILGHEAVGVVESTGEDVDEVSEGDYVIPTFLSDCGECEDCKSKKSNLCSKLPFKVSPWMHREETSRFSDVNGNALYHFLFVSSFSEYTVVDVAHLVKIDDPSVPPNRACLLSCGISTGVGAAWRTADVEAGSTVAVFGLGAIGLAVAEGARLRGASRIIGVDLNGKKFEIGKTFGVTDFVNPSECGDKSVSQVIIEMTGGGADYCFECVGLASLIEEAYASCRKGWGKTIVLGVAAGTNINLSCYEVLHSGKTLMGSLFGGLKAKVDIPILLKHYMDKELQLDPFVTHEVGFEDINKAFDLLVEGKCLRCVIWMK